Within the Mucilaginibacter sp. CSA2-8R genome, the region TCTACAATGTCGGTACGCTCCTGGTTCGACTGGTCGATCAATCTTTTCCAGCGCAAAGCCTCTACCGGGTTAATGCCGGGGTGACGAACTTCATCTTCCATGTGCCACTGTGCGGTGTCTATCCAGCATTTTTGATAAAGCAGTTGTTGAAAGCTACCTGCCGGATATGGATTTTCAGCATTACGTTCTATTTCGTTAAAAATATGGTAGTCGGCAACAACCCGGTCAAACAGCACATTGCATTGTTCGCTAATCATCATAAGCGGTAAAAGCTGCAAATATACAGATTTACCCCTTTATCTTGTTGATGATAGCAGTAGACGAGTAGCCGTCTACAAAAGTGATGGTTTTAACCTCTCCGCCGTTGGCCAGCACTTCTTTAGCACCGGCAATGTTTTCAATCTGGTAATCGGCTCCTTTTACCAAAACGTCTGGCAGCAGGGTACTGATCAACTGCTGGGGAGTGTCTTCACCAAAAATTACAATGGCATCAACATAAAAAAATGCGGCTAATAGCATTGCCCGGCTATGCTGGTTGTTTACCGGGCGGGTAGGGCCTTTCAGTCGCTTTACCGACTCGTCGGAGTTGAGCCCGATAACTAGTTTGTGTCCTAACTCGGCGGCCTTAGCCAGGTAAGTGATGTGCCCGATGTGTAT harbors:
- the rfaE2 gene encoding D-glycero-beta-D-manno-heptose 1-phosphate adenylyltransferase, with protein sequence MSRSVEQQLSVKIFDLPSLQKQLNEWQQQGEKVVFTNGVFDLIHIGHITYLAKAAELGHKLVIGLNSDESVKRLKGPTRPVNNQHSRAMLLAAFFYVDAIVIFGEDTPQQLISTLLPDVLVKGADYQIENIAGAKEVLANGGEVKTITFVDGYSSTAIINKIKG